A stretch of the Pseudobacteroides sp. genome encodes the following:
- a CDS encoding ZIP family metal transporter: MDLLLKVSLIGLISGIAGTGAGGLMAFFIKDISNRTLGFIIEFSSGLMTAVVCFELLPEAFGFGGIYLTFAGVIAGILTIIAVEEFINSSDYIKKSYKNSSLLKTGILTAIGLALHNFPEGIAVGSGFGASVELGIAITFVILVHDIPEGIAMALPMKLGGLSKFKAFFYTALTGVPMGIGAFIGAFLGGISKDLIGACLGFAGGCMIYIVLGELIPQSKSLYKGRLPVIGNILGLICGIIVSVN; the protein is encoded by the coding sequence ATGGATTTGTTATTAAAAGTATCATTAATAGGCCTTATCTCGGGGATTGCAGGAACAGGTGCCGGGGGATTAATGGCTTTTTTTATTAAAGATATATCCAACCGGACACTTGGCTTTATTATAGAGTTTTCATCAGGCCTTATGACGGCAGTTGTTTGTTTTGAGCTTCTGCCTGAGGCTTTCGGCTTTGGGGGGATATATCTTACGTTTGCAGGCGTAATAGCAGGGATATTGACTATAATTGCAGTTGAGGAATTTATTAACAGTTCAGATTACATAAAAAAGAGTTATAAAAACTCAAGTTTATTAAAGACGGGCATACTAACAGCAATAGGGTTGGCACTGCACAATTTTCCTGAAGGGATCGCAGTAGGTTCAGGATTTGGGGCTTCTGTAGAGTTGGGAATCGCCATAACTTTTGTGATATTGGTTCATGACATTCCTGAGGGGATCGCAATGGCACTACCTATGAAGCTTGGAGGACTAAGTAAATTTAAAGCATTTTTTTACACTGCATTGACAGGGGTACCAATGGGCATCGGAGCCTTTATAGGTGCGTTCCTCGGAGGTATATCCAAAGATCTCATTGGAGCATGCCTGGGGTTTGCGGGCGGATGTATGATTTATATAGTTCTGGGTGAGTTGATACCCCAGTCAAAAAGTTTGTACAAAGGCAGGCTGCCTGTTATAGGGAATATATTGGGTCTTATATGTGGTATAATTGTGTCTGTAAATTAA
- the prfA gene encoding peptide chain release factor 1 — translation MFDKLQAAEDRFEEINHKLSDPSVIGNQEEYRRYMKEHSELSEIVEKYREYKKVSKDIADARELLQDKLDADFREMVQAEFKESEDKLEVIKRELKILLIPKDPNDDRSVIVEIRGGAGGEEAALFAQVLFRMYTRYAESKRWKVEILDSNPTELGGFKEVVFSIEAKGAYSRLKFESGVHRVQRVPSTEASGRIHTSTITVAVLPEVDDVEVDINPADLQIDTYRAGGAGGQHINKTESAIRITHIPTGLVVTCQDERSQHKNKDKAMKVLRSKLYDIAEEQKNSEVAQARKSQVGTGDRSERIRTYNYPQGRVTDHRIGLTLYKLESIVEGDIDEIIDALITTDQSEKLGSGAMDDED, via the coding sequence ATGTTTGATAAACTTCAAGCTGCTGAGGATAGATTTGAAGAAATAAATCATAAGCTCAGTGATCCTTCTGTTATAGGCAATCAGGAAGAGTACAGAAGGTATATGAAAGAGCATTCCGAACTGTCGGAGATTGTTGAGAAATACAGGGAATATAAAAAAGTGAGCAAGGATATTGCCGATGCTAGAGAACTTCTTCAAGACAAGCTTGATGCTGACTTCAGGGAGATGGTTCAGGCAGAGTTCAAAGAGTCTGAGGATAAGTTGGAAGTTATAAAAAGGGAACTTAAAATATTACTGATTCCAAAGGACCCAAATGATGACAGAAGTGTTATTGTTGAAATAAGAGGTGGAGCAGGCGGGGAAGAGGCTGCATTGTTTGCTCAGGTCCTTTTCAGAATGTATACAAGGTATGCTGAAAGTAAAAGATGGAAGGTAGAAATTTTAGATTCAAATCCAACCGAGCTTGGCGGATTCAAGGAAGTTGTATTTTCAATTGAAGCAAAAGGGGCATACAGCCGTCTCAAATTTGAAAGTGGTGTACACAGGGTTCAAAGGGTTCCCTCCACTGAAGCCAGCGGCAGGATACATACATCTACAATCACCGTTGCTGTATTGCCGGAAGTTGATGATGTTGAGGTGGATATCAATCCTGCTGACCTGCAGATTGATACTTACAGGGCAGGTGGTGCCGGTGGTCAGCATATCAACAAAACTGAATCGGCCATAAGGATTACCCATATTCCTACAGGTTTGGTAGTGACCTGTCAGGATGAGCGTTCCCAGCATAAAAACAAGGACAAGGCTATGAAGGTTTTAAGATCAAAGCTTTATGATATTGCAGAGGAACAAAAGAACTCAGAGGTTGCCCAGGCAAGAAAGAGTCAGGTTGGAACAGGTGACAGGAGCGAGAGGATTAGGACATATAATTATCCCCAGGGAAGGGTTACAGATCATAGAATAGGTCTTACCTTATATAAGCTAGAGAGCATTGTTGAGGGAGATATTGATGAGATAATCGACGCTCTTATTACTACAGATCAGTCAGAGAAGCTTGGAAGCGGAGCTATGGATGACGAGGATTAA
- a CDS encoding L-threonylcarbamoyladenylate synthase → MKTIIKSIDKNNIDIKDIDEAASILREGGLVAFPTETVYGLGAKALDHKAVGKIFSAKGRPSDNPLIVHVSDVDMVKGLVKEIPRLALKLMEEFWPGPLTLIMEKSSSVPEIITAGLNTVAVRMPAHPIALKVIERSGVPVAAPSANISGRPSPTEAVHVIEDLMEKVEMIIDGGSSQIGLESTVLDVTVSPPMILRPGGVTLEQLKEFVGEVDIDKAILANYQDDVKPKSPGMKYTHYSPKADVIIIEGNIKACVEKIRELAEDYVKKGVAVGILATEQTKERYTIGIVKSLGDRERPDTIASNLFKGLRCLDNEGVGVILAEAVEYGGVGLAVMNRMKKAAGYNIVKV, encoded by the coding sequence TTGAAAACAATTATAAAGAGTATTGATAAAAACAATATTGATATTAAAGATATTGATGAAGCGGCTTCCATATTGAGGGAGGGCGGGCTTGTCGCGTTTCCTACCGAAACGGTTTATGGATTGGGAGCAAAGGCACTTGACCATAAGGCAGTAGGCAAAATATTTAGTGCAAAGGGAAGGCCATCTGACAATCCACTTATTGTGCATGTTTCAGACGTGGATATGGTCAAGGGCCTTGTTAAGGAAATACCAAGATTGGCACTTAAATTGATGGAAGAATTTTGGCCGGGGCCATTAACCTTGATTATGGAAAAATCAAGCTCCGTTCCTGAAATTATTACGGCAGGGCTTAATACGGTGGCGGTAAGGATGCCGGCACATCCTATAGCCTTGAAGGTTATCGAGAGATCGGGGGTTCCTGTTGCTGCACCAAGTGCAAATATTTCAGGAAGACCAAGCCCGACAGAGGCTGTACATGTAATTGAAGACCTTATGGAAAAGGTTGAAATGATTATTGATGGGGGCAGCTCTCAAATAGGCCTTGAGTCAACGGTTCTGGATGTTACGGTTAGCCCACCCATGATTTTGAGGCCGGGTGGAGTGACGTTGGAGCAGCTTAAGGAGTTTGTGGGGGAAGTTGATATTGACAAGGCAATTCTAGCAAACTATCAGGATGATGTTAAACCGAAATCACCTGGGATGAAATATACTCATTATTCGCCGAAGGCAGATGTTATCATAATTGAAGGAAATATAAAAGCTTGTGTAGAAAAGATCAGAGAACTGGCTGAGGATTATGTTAAAAAGGGTGTAGCTGTAGGTATACTGGCTACCGAGCAAACTAAAGAGAGATATACTATAGGAATAGTTAAATCTTTAGGGGACAGGGAAAGGCCGGACACCATTGCTTCCAATCTGTTTAAAGGGCTAAGGTGCCTTGATAATGAGGGCGTTGGCGTAATACTTGCTGAGGCAGTGGAATACGGGGGAGTTGGACTTGCAGTCATGAACAGGATGAAAAAAGCAGCCGGTTATAATATTGTTAAAGTATGA